The Acidobacteriota bacterium genome contains the following window.
TCTTCAGCCTGTACATTGTTAGCAATATATGATTAATGACCTCCGATCTCCCCGCTATTACCGGCAAACAGTTAATTCGACTTCTTAAAAAAGATGGTTTTGTCATTAAACGGAGAGCGACTCACGGGGTTGCGATGGCAAAGTCTGTGGGCGAGCGGACTATAGTTACTGTTATCCCGGACACGAGAGCTTCGCTTCCTCGGGGAACTTTGATGGATATCCTTGGACCGAAGCAAACCAAGCTTGGAAGAGAAGGGCTTCTCAAGCTTATTGAGAAATACGGACTTAAATAGACAGTTCGTGCCTGAATAGGATAGAACTCTATGTTTTAAGCTCAAATGGTTAATCTTCATTTGATTCGCTAATTGAACTGTTTGAAGCAAAGTTGCTCTTCATAAAATAGAGGCAAGAAATACCGTTCTTCAAATGATTAAGGAGAAGGAAGAACAACTGCGGAAATCGTTTGTTGAGTATGTAAAATTGTGTGAGAATTTCTTCTCATATAACAAATGTTTCATTACTTCTATACTACCAGTTCCTCTACCATGGAATAACTTATATTTAATCTTATCACAATGCTTTAACCCATTAAATGTGCTCCTCCCCCGTGTTGAGGGAGGTTATGAGTTCAAAAAGCTTGTATCAGACTTTTCCGTTGCTTTTGGGGGTAAGCCTGTAGAAAACCTTGATAAAAAATATCTACCGCAACGGGAGATGATGAAAAATTTCCTTAGGCGTTCAGAGTTTTACATTGAGCTGTTGTGTAATGGGAACTTAGATGCTAACGATTATTTTAAAAAGCTGTGTTCCGCTTGCGGTAAAAAGAAGGTTAAAATAATAAAGCTTCATTTACTGGAATCAATCTATTTCTTTGAACAAAAAGAGCCTGTTGATTTTGGTGATTTCGTAATCCAGCAGTTCTCATTCTATGAACTTGAAGAATTAACCAATAATAGGCTGAATCGTATATTCTATCCAAAGGCGGCGTTAGTTACAGAGGAGTTAGCTAATTATTGGTTTGTTAAGGAAGAAATATATGAAGAGAGAAAGGAATTGGATTTTAGTAAGATAGAGACTCCTGAGATAGAGCCGGGTGGACTTATTAATCCTCCTGATGTGGTTCCAGAAATACCGCAACCGATACGATTGTTAACCCTTTTCAGATGGCAAGGGGAATTTTTACAAACAAAACAGAAGAAGCCCTTTCATTGGTCTCGCTTTTCGAATCCAATATCACTTGTTATTACTGACGATCTCTTGGAGACCCCTCACCCAGCTCCCAGTGTTTCTGCTTTACAAAAATTTCCAAAAATTGATCTTTCGACAGGGAGGGAAGTTGATAGAAATCCTTTCTATTATACTATTAAAAAAGATGATATACCGAAAATAAGAGAAATAGTAGATGGATATAAGAAATTCTCGGAAATTGATTTGGATAAATGTGGGTGGAAATTTGTTGAAAGGGCATTTGATTATTTAGTAAAAGCCTTTTTCGCTTCAGAATTGGACGAGTTATTATGGCATATGGTAGCGTTGGAGGCGTTGTTTGGTGAGGATAAGAGCAAGATAAGAGAGCTTATTCAAAACAGACTTAGTAAAATTTTTGAAGAGAAATATATAAAAATTGATGAATGTTATAAGGTTAGGAACAAACTCGTCCATGGTGGAGGGATTAAAAGTGAAGCGGACCAGACGATTCTTTCTATGGCTCGGCATGTAGCTCGAAGGTCAGTTTTATGGTTTTTCAGCTTTCTGTCATATCTTCATTCCGAATTATCTAAGCATAGCATTCCACCTGAAAAGTACCCCGATAGAAAAAAACTTCTCCGGATAATAGATCATCAATTGAAGGATATTGAGGTGGAAGGAAAAAGGATAGAATTACCGGAGAGCTTTCCTAAGCTTCCTATCTGGGGTGAATGATTAATTAGCGCTGGTTGTTTTTCTTTGTTGTAGATGCTATCCTCAAAGAGCTATGGAGTTTTTCCAAAAACTGTTGACCCCAAAGTATATATTTGCCGTCCTTTTTCTTGGAAGTTTGTTTTTGCTTCTGGGGCGGTTTTATGTCACCAGGAGTGTGGCAGGAGGGGATGCGGTATATTACTACATCACCTTAAGATCGCTTGTAATCGACCGGGACCTGAACTTCGCTAACGAATACCATCATTTCGCAAGTACCGTCTCTCCCTTCACCGGAAACCCGAAGATAAGGGAGATACCGAAACCAACGATAACAGGAAGGCTCCCCAATAAATACCCGATAGGGAGCGCCATTCTCCTTTCCCCCTTCTTCGCCCTTGCCCACCTGTTAGCCCTCGCCCTGAAAGCGGTGGGCGTCCCTCTATCCGCCGATGGTTATGGAGCGATCTATCAACTTTCCGCCGGAATAGGAAGCCTCATCTACGGTTTTGCCGGCTTGCTCCTCATCTTTCTCCTCGGGAAAAGGCTTTATGAGCCGAAGGCTTCCCTTCTTTCAACCTCCTTTATTCTCCTTGCCACCCCGCTCATCTACTACCTGACAATGGAACCGTTGATGTCCCATTCCCTCTCCTTCTTCATGATTAGCCTTTTCATCTTCCTCTGGTATCACCTGCGGAAGAAGGGGAGGGTTTACCACTTCGCCTTACTCGGGGCGATTGGCGGGCTCGCTGGTATCGTCCGCTATCAGGATGGCTTTTTCCTCCTCATCCCGGTGATCGACCTCGTCATCCTCTCCTTCCGCCGGAGGAGGGATGAGGTACTTCTTTTCGCCCGTTATGGTTTACGGCTGGCGATGTTTATCTTTGGAGCGGTTTTAGCCCTCTTGCCCCAGCTCTATGTAAATAGGGTGCTTTATGGTTCTTTTTTCACCACCGGCTATGCGGGGGAGAGCTTTCCTTATTGGAAGATGCCGAAGCTCCTTTATACCTTATTCTCCCCGGCAAGTGGTCTTATCCTCTGGTCCCCGATAATCGCTTTTTCCCTTGTGGGGCTCCTTTTTCTTTCTCGGCGGGATCGGCTTTTTGGTTCGCTCCTCTTTTTCGCCTTTCTCGCTCAGTGGTATTTGGTAAGTAGCTGGTGGAGCCCGGACCAGGGGGATTCCTTTGGTAATCGGATGCTTCTAAACTGCATCCCGATATTCGCCTTCGGTTTGATGGAGCTCTTCCAGCGGATTAAGAAGCGAGAAGGGCTTTATAAAACGGTGTTGATCCTCTCCTTTCTTTTCGTCCTGATAAACGGGGTCCTTGCCGGGCTTTACTGCTTCCGCATCATCGGCAATCCTTATTGATGGGAGGATTTGATCCCCTTCGGGGATGTAGGGTATTTTTAACCATCACTTCCACCCATCTTGCTAATCTTCGATCAGGAGCTAAAGGGGAACCATTATACCTGTAAGATAGGTTTTTCAATATCTGAGGAATGCGCTTCTCGGTGAAGAAACCAGCGCTTACCATAATCGGTATCACGATCACCCTTCCCCTTTTTGCTTCCTCTTTCACCACTTCCCGGAGATAGGGGGACCTCCCTTTGAAGATGTAGCCGTACTTCACATCTTTTAGCCCGAGTTGCTTCTTGAGTTGGGTAGCCAGCGAGGCGAGTTGTTCATTCCATCTTGCCAGGTTTTCTTCGGTTTCCGCTCCATGAGCAGTGAGCACCACGATTTCATTCTTTTGGGAAACGCTTAGCTCCTTTACCCGGTCTCTGAGGATCTCTCCAATAAGGGGATGAGCGTCAAAGGCAGGGGTAAGAATGAAATGCGCATCGCTCCTAAGAGGATGGAGCTCTTCTGCTCCTTGTGGTGGCTCTTTTCTAAGCTTGAGGATATATTTTATCTCCTCGATGTGGTTGCTATAAGAGGAGATGAACAGGGGTATGGCGATTATCTCATCCGCCCCTTTCGCCATTAATTTGGCTACCGCCTGTTCGATAGTCTGATCAGGGACATACTCCAGAAAGCCAAGTTCAACAGGATAAGGAAGGTTGACCATTTTAACGATCTTTTGGACCGGGCCGTTCCACATCCTCTCCGGGCTTCCGTGGGCGATGAGGAGTACGCCTACCTTGCCCTTTATTGGGGTAAGGCTTCCCAAAAGGAAGAAAAATAAGATCAAGATTGGAAGGAGTTTCCTTTTTCTCATAGTCTTTTCTCCATCGGCTCCCTCAATTTGAGATTGAGATTAAATCTCAACAATATGATATCATAACTCCCCTTCCGCTTCAAATTTTATTTCAGAGTTTTTTGATCTTCTGAAGCACTTCGTCAGGAGGGAGACGAGCCCCTATCTAAAGAGAAAGGTTCTCATTCCCCTTCGCCGGCAGGGGCTTCCTTTATTACGAAGATAAAGAGGATGCCAGCTACCGTCGCCATCAGGGCGCCATAAAGGAAGGTAGCGGTAGGAGAAAAAAGCTTCCACAGAAAACCGGCGATAACGTTTGCGGGAAAGAGAGCGATGCCCACCGCGGTGTGGTAGAGACCGTAAGCCGTCCCCCTCACCTCGTGCCGTGATATATCCCCCACGAACGCCCGCTGTACCCCTTCGGCAACCCCGTAGTAGATGCCGTAGCCTGCAAAAAGTAGAACGATGGATAGGGGAGAACGGGCAAAGGCGAAGCCAACGAAGATGAGGGCGAAGAAGAAATAGCCGAATATTATCAGCTTCTTCCTCCCTATCCTATCCGAAAGGATGCCAGCAGGAATAGAGATGAGGGCGTAAACAAGATTAAAGAGGAGATAGACAAGGGGGATGATCTTGGGAGAGATACCGGCGGTCTGTGCCCTCAGGATGAGGAAGGCATTGCTGAAGTGGCCCAAGGAGAAGATGAAGCTCACCACGATAAAGAGCTTAAGCCCCCTTTCGAGGGAGGAGAAAGCCAGTTTTACCTCCCCTTCTTTTTCTTCTCCCTTTGGTTTTTCTTTCTTTTTCTCTTCGATCAGGGGAATAAGGGAGATGGCGATGAAAGCAGGTATCGCCGCGATAAGGAAGATGAGTCGATAGTTGGATGCAAGGAGAGACATAAGGGAAAAGGCGAGAAGCGAGCCGACGATAGCGCCAGCGGTATCCATTGCCCGGTGGAAGCCGAACGATTTTCCCCGGACCCTCCTTTTTGCGAGATCGGAGATCAAGGCGTCCCGCGGTGAGGTCCTTACCCCTTTCCCCACCCGATCGAAAAAGCGGAGGAAGAGGACCTGCTGCCAGAAGGTAACGAAGTAAAAGAGCGGTTTGGTAAGAGCAGAGACGAGGTACCCATAGAAGACGAAGATCTTCTTCCGATGTATCCGGTCGGAGAGCCAGCCGGAGAGGGTTTTAAGCAGGCTGGCGGTCGCCTCCGCTATCCCCTCGATCAACCCGATCACCGGGGACGATGCCTTGAGCACATTGGTGAGGAATAGGGGAAGGAGGGGGTAGATCGTCTCGCTTGAGGCATCGGTGAAAAAGC
Protein-coding sequences here:
- a CDS encoding MFS transporter, translating into MKEKKILGIEKNVFLLGWVSFFTDASSETIYPLLPLFLTNVLKASSPVIGLIEGIAEATASLLKTLSGWLSDRIHRKKIFVFYGYLVSALTKPLFYFVTFWQQVLFLRFFDRVGKGVRTSPRDALISDLAKRRVRGKSFGFHRAMDTAGAIVGSLLAFSLMSLLASNYRLIFLIAAIPAFIAISLIPLIEEKKKEKPKGEEKEGEVKLAFSSLERGLKLFIVVSFIFSLGHFSNAFLILRAQTAGISPKIIPLVYLLFNLVYALISIPAGILSDRIGRKKLIIFGYFFFALIFVGFAFARSPLSIVLLFAGYGIYYGVAEGVQRAFVGDISRHEVRGTAYGLYHTAVGIALFPANVIAGFLWKLFSPTATFLYGALMATVAGILFIFVIKEAPAGEGE
- a CDS encoding glycosyltransferase family 39 protein: MTPKYIFAVLFLGSLFLLLGRFYVTRSVAGGDAVYYYITLRSLVIDRDLNFANEYHHFASTVSPFTGNPKIREIPKPTITGRLPNKYPIGSAILLSPFFALAHLLALALKAVGVPLSADGYGAIYQLSAGIGSLIYGFAGLLLIFLLGKRLYEPKASLLSTSFILLATPLIYYLTMEPLMSHSLSFFMISLFIFLWYHLRKKGRVYHFALLGAIGGLAGIVRYQDGFFLLIPVIDLVILSFRRRRDEVLLFARYGLRLAMFIFGAVLALLPQLYVNRVLYGSFFTTGYAGESFPYWKMPKLLYTLFSPASGLILWSPIIAFSLVGLLFLSRRDRLFGSLLFFAFLAQWYLVSSWWSPDQGDSFGNRMLLNCIPIFAFGLMELFQRIKKREGLYKTVLILSFLFVLINGVLAGLYCFRIIGNPY
- a CDS encoding ferrochelatase, yielding MRKRKLLPILILFFFLLGSLTPIKGKVGVLLIAHGSPERMWNGPVQKIVKMVNLPYPVELGFLEYVPDQTIEQAVAKLMAKGADEIIAIPLFISSYSNHIEEIKYILKLRKEPPQGAEELHPLRSDAHFILTPAFDAHPLIGEILRDRVKELSVSQKNEIVVLTAHGAETEENLARWNEQLASLATQLKKQLGLKDVKYGYIFKGRSPYLREVVKEEAKRGRVIVIPIMVSAGFFTEKRIPQILKNLSYRYNGSPLAPDRRLARWVEVMVKNTLHPRRGSNPPINKDCR
- a CDS encoding type II toxin-antitoxin system HicA family toxin, coding for MTSDLPAITGKQLIRLLKKDGFVIKRRATHGVAMAKSVGERTIVTVIPDTRASLPRGTLMDILGPKQTKLGREGLLKLIEKYGLK